A genomic stretch from Telmatocola sphagniphila includes:
- a CDS encoding CinA family protein, producing the protein MIPSEIISKIHSLAYPGVLAITGGGANAISQLLTVPGASQTILEAIVPYSENALNRWLGHPPEQYCSAGTARAMAERALQKARLYQPHEHNWGLGCTASLATSRPKLGEHRFFLAIKKGGIVREYSAVLQKGARDRAGEEELLAQIILQALLEAFDQPERLAIDFREAEVLHSSSDSLQRLPAGWYLQDLDGRIRQEVPTPKVLFPGSFRPLHAGHRKLADLAKQRLGQAVYFELSRANVDKPSLSESEIRHRLKQFEGYAPVLVTEAPTFLEKGRLFPGTVFVVGADTAVRIIDPRYYGDDSSQRDAALDELLALRNSFLVAGRCDAEGRFVDLDQIGVDLRHRSLFTGLLESEFRFDISSTSIRGG; encoded by the coding sequence ATGATTCCCTCCGAAATTATTTCGAAAATCCATAGCCTCGCTTATCCGGGCGTCCTCGCCATCACAGGCGGCGGCGCGAACGCAATCTCGCAACTTCTCACGGTGCCCGGCGCTTCCCAAACCATCCTCGAAGCGATAGTTCCTTATTCGGAAAATGCCCTGAACCGCTGGCTGGGTCATCCGCCGGAGCAATACTGCAGCGCCGGCACGGCCCGGGCCATGGCCGAGCGCGCTCTGCAAAAAGCCCGGCTCTATCAGCCCCACGAACATAACTGGGGACTGGGTTGCACCGCCAGCCTGGCCACCTCCCGGCCCAAACTGGGTGAGCATCGTTTTTTCCTGGCGATCAAAAAGGGTGGCATTGTTCGGGAATATTCTGCCGTGCTGCAAAAAGGGGCGCGAGACCGTGCGGGAGAAGAAGAGTTACTCGCTCAAATCATCCTGCAGGCGCTACTGGAAGCGTTCGATCAGCCGGAGCGTTTGGCAATTGATTTTCGAGAGGCCGAAGTCCTTCACTCTTCAAGCGATTCGCTACAGCGTCTGCCCGCCGGTTGGTATCTTCAGGATCTCGATGGTCGGATTCGTCAGGAAGTGCCGACTCCCAAGGTGTTGTTTCCCGGTTCATTTCGGCCGTTGCATGCCGGGCATCGAAAGCTGGCGGATTTGGCGAAACAACGTCTGGGCCAGGCCGTCTATTTTGAGTTGAGCCGGGCCAATGTCGATAAACCATCGCTCAGCGAGAGTGAGATTCGTCATCGATTAAAACAGTTTGAAGGCTATGCACCGGTGCTGGTGACCGAGGCACCGACATTTCTGGAGAAAGGCCGGTTGTTTCCGGGCACTGTTTTTGTGGTCGGGGCCGACACGGCGGTGAGAATCATCGACCCGCGCTATTATGGGGATGATTCCAGTCAAAGAGATGCGGCCCTGGATGAACTCTTGGCCTTGCGTAATTCGTTTCTGGTGGCGGGTCGTTGCGATGCGGAGGGCCGTTTTGTCGATCTCGATCAGATCGGTGTGGATCTCCGTCACCGGTCGCTGTTTACGGGGTTGTTGGAATCGGAGTTCCGATTCGATATCTCGTCGACGAGTATTCGGGGTGGGTGA
- the map gene encoding type I methionyl aminopeptidase, with the protein MEHRSNPKFQPILKTDQEIGLMKEAGKVVAQALRICRGLAKPGTKTIEIDKAVEEHFAKHGAIPLFKGYPGQNDSMPPFPAVTCLSVNEQVVHGIPSQRILKEGDIIKIDTACKLNGWCADAAITLPIGQIRSERARLIKVAEGALLLAIKEMGRRRWWSEVSMRMESYVKEQGFEVVQQFVGHGIGKVMHENPQVPNYCSRDFVKKNDFKLEPGLVLAVEPMVNMGRFDVDILGDKWTVVTKDGMPSAHVEHTVAITERGVEVITIDDDPTPAGIDISSVYQTTSA; encoded by the coding sequence GTGGAACACCGTTCGAACCCCAAATTTCAGCCCATTCTGAAGACCGACCAGGAAATCGGTCTGATGAAGGAAGCCGGCAAAGTGGTGGCCCAGGCGCTGCGCATTTGCCGAGGTCTGGCTAAGCCGGGCACCAAGACCATCGAGATCGACAAAGCGGTCGAAGAACATTTCGCGAAGCACGGCGCGATTCCGCTGTTCAAAGGCTACCCCGGCCAGAACGATAGCATGCCGCCGTTCCCCGCCGTCACCTGCCTGTCGGTTAATGAGCAGGTCGTTCACGGTATCCCCAGCCAGCGCATTCTGAAAGAAGGGGATATCATCAAGATCGACACCGCCTGCAAACTCAATGGCTGGTGTGCCGATGCCGCGATTACCCTTCCCATCGGGCAGATCCGAAGCGAACGAGCCCGGTTGATCAAAGTCGCCGAAGGCGCGCTGCTCCTGGCCATCAAGGAAATGGGCCGACGGCGCTGGTGGTCCGAAGTTTCCATGCGGATGGAAAGTTATGTGAAAGAACAGGGCTTCGAAGTCGTGCAGCAATTCGTCGGCCACGGCATCGGCAAAGTCATGCACGAAAATCCGCAGGTTCCTAACTACTGCAGCCGGGATTTCGTGAAGAAAAACGACTTCAAGCTCGAGCCGGGTCTGGTATTGGCCGTCGAGCCGATGGTGAACATGGGCCGCTTTGACGTTGATATCCTCGGCGACAAATGGACGGTCGTCACCAAAGACGGCATGCCCAGCGCTCACGTCGAGCACACGGTCGCTATCACCGAGCGAGGAGTTGAAGTCATTACTATCGATGACGATCCGACGCCCGCCGGGATCGACATCAGTTCCGTCTATCAGACCACCTCCGCCTGA
- a CDS encoding adenylate kinase, translating into MRLVLVGPPGSGKGTQAELLTDRLKLRYIGTGDILRDAIRRGTDAGKLAEPFIKVGNLVPDAVVNDLVKELFESPDAPRDFVLDGYPRTRAQAIAFDALSKKHHVQLDAVLNFKIDDEEVVSRIGGRRICSNPACQAPYHITARPPRKPGICDRCGSPLTIRSDDKEETIRARLRVFHQNTDTLLEYYEKLGLLKNVPTTGEVEEIYADILKQLPKTSSS; encoded by the coding sequence ATGAGATTGGTACTCGTTGGTCCTCCGGGAAGCGGTAAAGGTACCCAGGCCGAATTGCTAACCGATAGACTGAAACTGCGTTATATCGGTACCGGCGACATTCTTCGCGACGCCATTCGACGCGGTACAGACGCGGGAAAACTGGCAGAACCCTTTATCAAAGTGGGGAATCTGGTCCCCGATGCGGTCGTGAACGATCTGGTGAAGGAACTGTTCGAATCGCCCGATGCGCCCAGAGATTTCGTGCTCGACGGTTACCCGCGCACGCGGGCTCAGGCCATCGCGTTCGACGCGCTTTCCAAAAAGCACCACGTGCAACTCGATGCGGTTCTGAATTTCAAAATCGACGACGAGGAAGTGGTTTCGCGCATCGGCGGCCGGCGGATCTGCTCCAATCCCGCTTGTCAGGCCCCGTACCATATAACAGCCCGGCCGCCGCGCAAGCCCGGCATCTGCGATCGCTGCGGTTCTCCGCTGACGATTCGCTCGGACGACAAGGAAGAGACCATCCGTGCCCGCCTGCGGGTGTTTCACCAGAATACCGACACCCTGCTGGAGTATTACGAAAAACTCGGCCTGTTGAAAAACGTTCCGACCACTGGCGAAGTCGAGGAGATCTACGCGGATATCCTGAAGCAGCTTCCCAAAACTTCCAGTTCATAG
- the secY gene encoding preprotein translocase subunit SecY, with the protein MGKLLTIFKIPELSRKIMITALFLIIYRIGYCIPLPMIDQVKLAQRAAESNSPLSQVLGFVSMFSGGNLSNACIFALGIMPYISASIILQLLSASGLSPYLEKLRKEPNGQKKINEYTRYLTVPITIIQAMLLVHSFVGGNAALFSPIEGYADGVNFYWFGFAAVTTMTAGTLFLMWLGEQIDEYGIGNGISLIIMAGIVARIPDAIRSLAWDSSKGGLKESLFTLGSPTGDVSFEKLILLMVLFVAVIVGVIAITKAQRRIPTQSAKHVRGRRVFGGTRQFLPLKVNQAGVMPVIFASSLLVIPSVFFNILKNAGVDWAGEMAQNFQRNSGWVYNICYVGMIYFFCYFWTAITFNPKEMAANLKDHGSFIQGYRPGRSTSEYLEKVLMRITYVGAAFLAVIAIIPTIISSELGVDYRIASFFGGTGLLIVVSVVLDLISKINSHLVMRNYPGLTED; encoded by the coding sequence ATGGGTAAGCTGCTCACCATCTTCAAGATTCCGGAACTGTCGCGGAAGATCATGATCACCGCGCTGTTTCTGATCATCTATCGCATCGGCTACTGCATCCCCCTGCCGATGATCGATCAGGTCAAACTCGCCCAGCGGGCCGCCGAATCGAACTCCCCCCTGTCGCAGGTCCTCGGCTTCGTCTCGATGTTCTCCGGCGGTAACCTCAGCAACGCCTGCATCTTCGCCCTCGGCATCATGCCGTATATCTCCGCCTCGATTATCCTTCAGCTCCTCTCGGCTTCGGGACTCTCGCCTTACCTCGAGAAGCTTCGCAAGGAGCCCAATGGCCAGAAAAAGATCAACGAATATACCCGTTATCTGACGGTGCCGATCACAATTATCCAGGCCATGCTTCTGGTCCACTCTTTCGTGGGCGGCAACGCCGCGCTCTTCTCGCCTATAGAGGGTTATGCGGACGGGGTGAACTTCTACTGGTTTGGCTTCGCGGCCGTTACTACCATGACGGCCGGGACGCTGTTCCTGATGTGGCTGGGCGAACAGATCGATGAGTACGGGATCGGTAACGGTATCAGCTTGATCATCATGGCCGGTATCGTCGCCCGCATTCCCGATGCCATCCGCTCGCTGGCCTGGGATTCCTCCAAGGGGGGCCTGAAAGAAAGCCTGTTCACCCTGGGCAGCCCGACCGGGGATGTCAGCTTCGAAAAATTAATTCTGCTCATGGTGCTGTTTGTGGCCGTGATCGTCGGTGTGATCGCCATTACCAAAGCCCAGCGACGCATTCCGACCCAGTCGGCCAAGCACGTTCGCGGTCGCCGGGTCTTCGGTGGTACACGCCAGTTTCTGCCTTTGAAAGTCAATCAGGCCGGTGTGATGCCGGTTATCTTCGCCTCGAGCCTTCTGGTCATTCCCAGCGTATTCTTCAACATTCTGAAGAATGCTGGAGTCGATTGGGCGGGCGAAATGGCTCAAAACTTCCAGCGGAACTCCGGTTGGGTTTACAACATCTGCTACGTCGGCATGATTTACTTCTTCTGCTACTTCTGGACCGCCATCACTTTCAACCCGAAGGAAATGGCCGCTAACCTGAAGGATCACGGCAGCTTCATCCAGGGCTACCGGCCCGGACGCAGCACTTCCGAATATCTGGAAAAAGTGCTGATGAGAATCACCTACGTCGGGGCGGCCTTCCTCGCCGTGATCGCCATCATCCCGACGATTATCTCCTCCGAATTGGGCGTCGATTATCGCATCGCCAGCTTCTTCGGGGGAACCGGTCTGCTGATCGTCGTCAGCGTGGTGCTCGATCTGATTTCCAAGATTAACAGCCATCTGGTTATGCGGAACTACCCCGGTCTGACCGAAGATTGA
- the rplO gene encoding 50S ribosomal protein L15, which produces MDLTNVHAGTQKRKLKKRVGRGVGSGQGKTAGRGHKGQYASAGARLPGITFVGGQTPLFRRVPKRGFNNARFRATANVVNVGDLDIVYNDGDVVTAESLRENGLATRTREHVRILGDGELTKKLTIRANYFSKSALEKIQAKGGTADLIPLPKKPVRNKMKPKKAKD; this is translated from the coding sequence ATGGATCTCACAAACGTACACGCAGGCACGCAAAAGCGAAAGCTGAAGAAGCGAGTAGGACGCGGTGTCGGCTCGGGTCAGGGTAAAACCGCCGGTCGCGGCCACAAAGGTCAATACGCCAGCGCCGGAGCCCGGCTGCCCGGTATCACCTTCGTCGGGGGTCAAACCCCGTTGTTCCGACGCGTTCCCAAACGCGGTTTCAACAACGCTCGCTTCCGCGCCACGGCCAACGTCGTCAACGTCGGCGACCTGGACATCGTCTACAATGACGGCGATGTCGTGACCGCCGAATCGCTTCGCGAAAATGGTCTGGCGACAAGAACGCGAGAACATGTCCGTATTCTGGGTGATGGGGAACTCACCAAGAAGCTGACCATTCGGGCCAACTACTTCTCCAAGTCCGCTTTGGAGAAGATTCAGGCCAAGGGTGGCACGGCCGATTTGATCCCCCTGCCGAAAAAACCGGTTCGCAATAAGATGAAACCGAAGAAGGCGAAGGATTAA
- the rpsE gene encoding 30S ribosomal protein S5 produces MARERGEGRDGGRNEVQLKDFVVKIRRCATVVKGGRRFSFAALVVVGDESGRVFYGYGKANEVPPSVEKALKEAQENLRRQKKVAMRGQTIPHRVVGRYGASRVILVPAGPGTGVKAGPGVREVLQACGIRNILTKTHGSTNPLNLVKATIRGLQALRTREDVARLRGVEL; encoded by the coding sequence ATGGCTCGTGAACGCGGAGAAGGCCGGGACGGCGGTCGCAATGAAGTCCAACTCAAGGACTTCGTGGTCAAGATCCGCCGTTGCGCAACCGTTGTGAAGGGGGGCCGACGCTTCAGCTTCGCCGCTCTGGTCGTCGTCGGCGATGAAAGCGGTCGCGTTTTTTACGGTTACGGCAAGGCCAACGAAGTGCCTCCTTCGGTCGAAAAGGCTTTGAAGGAAGCTCAGGAAAATCTCCGCCGTCAGAAGAAAGTGGCCATGCGGGGTCAGACCATCCCTCACCGGGTGGTCGGTCGCTACGGCGCTTCCCGAGTGATTCTGGTTCCCGCGGGTCCGGGTACCGGGGTTAAAGCGGGTCCAGGCGTTCGCGAAGTCCTCCAGGCTTGCGGCATTCGCAACATTCTTACCAAAACGCACGGCAGCACGAACCCGCTGAACCTGGTGAAAGCCACCATTCGCGGCCTGCAAGCTCTGCGAACCCGTGAAGATGTGGCCCGTCTCCGAGGAGTGGAACTGTAA
- the rplR gene encoding 50S ribosomal protein L18: protein MDAQRRKQHRSIRRKQHVRKKVQGTPERPRLSVFRSAKHIYAQLIDDLNGLTLASASTAGKSKPYGGNVKAATEVGKALAAAATAKGIQVCAFDRGPYRYHGRLKALAEAAREGGLKF, encoded by the coding sequence ATGGACGCTCAACGTCGTAAACAGCATCGGTCGATCCGCCGTAAGCAGCACGTTCGCAAGAAAGTGCAGGGCACTCCGGAACGACCCCGTCTGAGCGTGTTTCGATCCGCGAAACACATTTATGCTCAGCTGATCGATGATTTGAATGGTCTGACTCTGGCATCGGCCAGCACCGCCGGCAAGAGCAAGCCCTACGGTGGCAACGTCAAGGCCGCAACCGAAGTCGGTAAGGCTCTGGCCGCCGCCGCGACCGCCAAGGGAATTCAGGTCTGTGCGTTTGATCGCGGTCCTTACCGCTATCACGGCCGCTTGAAAGCTCTGGCCGAAGCGGCCCGCGAAGGTGGCCTGAAGTTTTAA
- the rplF gene encoding 50S ribosomal protein L6 gives MSRIGKQPIVVPADVKVGIKDGLVSVEGKKGKLEFQHHPNIKVAFDAAAKSILVTRPDDERLNRSLHGLTRSLVANMVKGVSTGFEKKLKIEGLGYQARIVDKKSIELSVGFANKILLTPPEGVTVTLPDPKDPTVILVAGSDKQKVGQFAAEIRASRKPEPYKGKGIRYDNEVVRRKEGKSFASGG, from the coding sequence ATGTCTCGTATTGGAAAACAGCCGATCGTCGTTCCAGCCGATGTCAAAGTGGGCATCAAGGACGGTCTGGTTTCGGTCGAAGGCAAGAAGGGCAAGCTGGAATTCCAGCACCACCCCAACATCAAAGTCGCCTTCGATGCGGCCGCCAAGTCGATTCTGGTCACCCGACCCGACGACGAACGACTCAATCGATCGCTGCACGGCCTGACCCGGTCCCTAGTCGCCAACATGGTTAAAGGCGTTTCGACCGGCTTCGAAAAGAAGCTGAAGATCGAAGGCTTGGGTTATCAGGCCCGCATCGTCGACAAGAAATCGATCGAACTTTCGGTCGGCTTCGCCAACAAAATCTTGTTGACGCCTCCGGAAGGAGTGACCGTCACTCTGCCGGATCCCAAGGACCCGACCGTGATTCTGGTCGCGGGTTCCGATAAGCAGAAAGTCGGACAGTTCGCCGCCGAGATCCGGGCTTCCCGTAAACCTGAACCTTACAAGGGTAAAGGTATCCGGTACGATAACGAAGTGGTTCGTCGCAAGGAAGGCAAGTCCTTTGCCAGCGGCGGTTAA
- the rpsH gene encoding 30S ribosomal protein S8 produces MMTDPIADMLTRIRNANSIERPAAEMPGTKLKAAIAQVLKHEGFILDYQLGTYVVKDGHKEFTPGATFSDPKVVLRVFLKYGPEGEKVIRHIARSSKPGRRYYKGARSLTRVLDGLGISILSTSKGVLSDRQARAQGVGGEVICNVW; encoded by the coding sequence ATGATGACCGATCCGATAGCCGATATGCTGACCCGAATTCGTAATGCGAATTCCATCGAACGTCCCGCGGCCGAAATGCCCGGCACCAAGCTGAAAGCCGCCATCGCGCAGGTTTTGAAGCACGAAGGATTCATCCTCGATTACCAGCTGGGCACCTACGTCGTTAAAGACGGCCACAAGGAATTCACCCCCGGCGCCACCTTCAGCGACCCCAAGGTCGTTCTCCGCGTCTTCCTGAAGTATGGCCCCGAAGGCGAAAAAGTGATTCGTCACATCGCCCGCAGCAGCAAGCCCGGCCGCCGTTACTATAAAGGCGCCCGCAGCCTGACCCGCGTGCTCGATGGACTGGGTATCTCCATTCTCAGCACCAGCAAGGGTGTGCTGAGCGATCGCCAGGCCCGCGCTCAAGGCGTCGGCGGCGAAGTCATTTGCAACGTTTGGTGA
- a CDS encoding type Z 30S ribosomal protein S14, whose amino-acid sequence MEGRELIRVRLRCKLCGRPRAVYRKFGICRICLRNMASDGLIPGMRKASW is encoded by the coding sequence ATGGAAGGCCGCGAACTGATTCGGGTTCGCCTTCGCTGCAAACTGTGCGGTCGGCCCCGCGCGGTGTATCGGAAGTTCGGTATCTGTCGCATCTGTCTGCGGAACATGGCCAGCGATGGTTTGATCCCGGGTATGCGTAAGGCCAGTTGGTAA
- the rplE gene encoding 50S ribosomal protein L5 has product MARLQERYTKEIASELSKKFGRQNILSLPRLQKIVLNMGVGKALQDKNRMQQAAEQLTLISGQKVQITKAKKAVSAFRLREGYEIGCRVTLRGKRMYEFLDRLVNIALPRIRDFRGVNPKSFDGNGNYSIGVSEQAIFPEIDPDKLNFSQGMDITFVTSTRSDEEARELLRLFGMPFREV; this is encoded by the coding sequence ATGGCTCGGTTGCAGGAACGTTACACCAAAGAGATCGCTTCCGAACTTTCCAAAAAGTTCGGTCGCCAGAATATTCTGAGTCTGCCGCGGCTCCAGAAGATCGTCCTGAACATGGGGGTGGGAAAAGCCCTTCAGGATAAGAATCGCATGCAGCAGGCCGCCGAGCAGCTGACCCTGATCTCCGGTCAGAAAGTCCAGATCACCAAAGCTAAAAAGGCCGTCAGCGCCTTCCGCCTCCGCGAAGGTTACGAAATCGGCTGCCGCGTCACCCTGCGGGGCAAGCGGATGTACGAATTCCTGGATCGACTGGTCAACATCGCCCTGCCGCGAATTCGCGACTTCCGCGGTGTGAACCCCAAGAGCTTCGACGGCAACGGCAACTATTCGATCGGCGTTTCCGAACAGGCCATCTTCCCGGAAATCGACCCCGACAAGCTGAACTTCAGCCAGGGGATGGATATCACCTTCGTCACCAGCACCCGCAGTGATGAAGAAGCCCGCGAACTGCTCCGACTGTTCGGCATGCCGTTCCGGGAAGTCTAA
- the rplN gene encoding 50S ribosomal protein L14, which translates to MIQMYTYVDVADNTGAKECMCIKVLGGTGRRYAGIGDVIVASVKKAIPGGDVKPGDVVKAVVVRTKKSTRRDDGTYVRFDRNAIVLLDNDLNPRGTRIFGAIARELRASFNKIVSMAQEVV; encoded by the coding sequence ATGATTCAGATGTACACATACGTGGACGTGGCCGACAACACCGGTGCCAAGGAATGCATGTGCATTAAGGTACTCGGCGGTACCGGCCGACGCTACGCCGGCATCGGCGATGTCATCGTCGCCAGCGTGAAAAAGGCGATTCCCGGCGGCGATGTGAAGCCCGGCGATGTCGTCAAGGCCGTGGTCGTTCGCACCAAGAAGAGCACCCGTCGCGACGATGGAACTTACGTTCGCTTCGACCGCAACGCCATCGTGCTGCTGGATAACGATTTGAATCCCCGGGGCACCCGTATTTTCGGGGCCATCGCTCGTGAACTGCGAGCGAGTTTCAACAAGATTGTCAGTATGGCTCAGGAAGTCGTCTGA
- the rpsQ gene encoding 30S ribosomal protein S17, protein MSETTATPERNARRTLVGVVTRDKMNKTRRVEIQRLDKHPRYGKYIKRRTVCYVHDEANESHTGDTVEIMESRPLSKLKSWRLVRVVIKAPTKVTITPADTTKVL, encoded by the coding sequence ATGTCTGAGACTACTGCCACTCCCGAACGTAATGCCCGCCGGACCCTCGTCGGCGTGGTCACCCGCGACAAAATGAATAAGACTCGGCGCGTCGAAATTCAGCGCCTGGACAAGCATCCCCGGTACGGCAAGTACATCAAGCGCCGTACCGTCTGCTACGTCCACGATGAAGCCAATGAATCGCATACCGGCGATACCGTGGAGATCATGGAAAGCCGACCGCTCTCCAAGCTGAAATCCTGGCGACTGGTTCGCGTAGTTATCAAGGCTCCGACCAAGGTGACCATCACCCCCGCCGATACGACCAAGGTACTGTAA
- the rpmC gene encoding 50S ribosomal protein L29 yields the protein MKAPKPSELRAMTDEQLTLTIRDLEKSLFQLRFQSATDRLETPSEIRNHKRQIARIKTVQRQRELAKENAK from the coding sequence ATGAAGGCTCCTAAACCGAGCGAACTCCGGGCGATGACTGATGAACAGTTGACGCTGACGATTCGCGACCTGGAAAAATCGCTGTTCCAGCTCCGCTTCCAATCAGCCACCGACCGATTGGAAACTCCGAGTGAAATACGAAATCACAAGCGGCAGATTGCCCGCATCAAGACCGTACAACGGCAGCGCGAACTGGCTAAGGAGAACGCGAAATAA
- the rplP gene encoding 50S ribosomal protein L16, whose product MPLMPKRVKYRKSQRGRVKGNACRGNTVSHGDFGLQVLEGGWLSAEAIEAGRVTAAQFTRGEGRLYIRVFPHKSVTAIPAETRMGKGKGEPEYWACVVKPGMILFEIGGLPESAAKECLARVAYKMPFRCRFIGRQAS is encoded by the coding sequence ATGCCGCTAATGCCCAAACGCGTAAAGTATCGAAAAAGCCAGCGCGGTCGCGTCAAGGGTAACGCCTGTCGCGGCAACACCGTGAGCCACGGCGACTTCGGTCTGCAGGTTCTCGAGGGTGGCTGGCTGAGCGCCGAAGCGATTGAAGCGGGCCGCGTTACTGCGGCCCAGTTCACCCGCGGCGAAGGTCGACTTTACATTCGCGTTTTTCCGCATAAATCCGTGACGGCCATCCCCGCCGAAACCCGTATGGGTAAGGGCAAAGGGGAGCCGGAGTACTGGGCCTGCGTGGTGAAGCCTGGCATGATTCTGTTCGAGATCGGCGGTCTCCCCGAGAGCGCCGCGAAAGAATGCCTGGCCCGCGTGGCCTACAAAATGCCTTTCCGGTGTCGATTCATCGGCCGGCAGGCGAGCTAA
- the rpsC gene encoding 30S ribosomal protein S3 → MGQKVRPTGFRVGVMTSWSSQWFASKKDFSDLLVEDFKIRKYIKKRFGRSGIARVTIERTREKVVINIFSSRVGVIIGKKGAEIDKLTTELEKLIHRHVEVKTMEVNRPETDPQLIAEEIAEQLEKRASFRRTMKQAIGKAMEGGAKGVRLQLSGRLGGAEMARCEKAMEGSIPLSMLRARVEYGFAEASTAQGNIGIKVWVNNGDYLTEETTDAANAQTRKVSKKPARSRQG, encoded by the coding sequence ATGGGTCAGAAAGTTCGACCAACCGGGTTCCGCGTCGGTGTGATGACGAGCTGGTCCAGCCAGTGGTTCGCCAGCAAGAAAGATTTTTCGGACTTGCTGGTCGAAGACTTCAAGATCCGCAAGTACATCAAGAAGCGGTTCGGCCGGTCCGGCATCGCTCGCGTGACCATCGAACGGACGCGCGAGAAAGTCGTGATCAACATCTTCTCCTCGCGAGTGGGTGTGATCATCGGCAAGAAGGGCGCCGAAATCGACAAGCTGACGACCGAACTGGAAAAACTGATCCATCGTCACGTGGAAGTGAAGACGATGGAAGTGAATCGTCCGGAAACCGATCCGCAGTTGATCGCCGAGGAAATCGCCGAGCAACTGGAAAAGCGGGCGAGCTTCCGACGGACGATGAAACAGGCGATCGGCAAAGCGATGGAAGGCGGCGCCAAAGGCGTTCGACTCCAGCTTTCCGGCCGACTGGGTGGTGCTGAAATGGCCCGCTGCGAAAAAGCCATGGAAGGGAGCATCCCTCTCTCCATGCTGCGAGCCCGAGTGGAATATGGTTTTGCCGAAGCTTCGACGGCCCAGGGGAATATCGGCATCAAAGTGTGGGTTAACAACGGCGACTATTTGACTGAGGAGACTACCGATGCCGCTAATGCCCAAACGCGTAAAGTATCGAAAAAGCCAGCGCGGTCGCGTCAAGGGTAA